The Vibrio gallaecicus genome contains a region encoding:
- the lpoB gene encoding penicillin-binding protein activator LpoB: MKKLALAAAVAALTLTGCATKTAYIDASDTQTNVVAALSYADFSKAANEMAEEIVASKLMTHPQADEGGRYIVYVNDIENDTMQRLDTDQLTKGLRVNLLQSGKFLVTTAFGEDDATKKMRELKDSKMVKQSTVKGDDQVFAPDFSLSGKILQRNTSLDNDDTRIEYYFQLSMTNVENGLAYWEGERVVGKVADGSSVSW, from the coding sequence ATGAAAAAATTGGCACTTGCAGCCGCAGTTGCAGCTCTAACACTTACTGGTTGTGCGACAAAAACAGCGTATATCGATGCATCAGACACTCAAACAAATGTAGTTGCAGCTCTGTCTTACGCTGACTTCTCAAAAGCAGCGAATGAAATGGCGGAAGAGATCGTCGCAAGTAAATTAATGACGCACCCTCAAGCTGATGAAGGCGGTCGTTACATCGTTTACGTAAATGATATCGAAAACGATACGATGCAGCGTTTAGACACTGACCAACTAACAAAAGGTCTGCGCGTTAACTTACTTCAATCAGGTAAGTTTTTAGTAACGACTGCATTTGGTGAAGACGATGCAACTAAGAAGATGCGTGAGCTAAAAGATTCAAAAATGGTTAAGCAGTCGACAGTGAAGGGTGATGACCAAGTGTTTGCACCAGACTTCAGCCTGTCAGGCAAAATCCTACAACGTAATACATCGTTAGATAATGACGACACACGTATCGAATACTACTTCCAGCTATCAATGACTAATGTAGAAAATGGTCTGGCATATTGGGAAGGCGAACGCGTTGTCGGCAAAGTTGCTGATGGCTCTAGCGTAAGCTGGTAG
- a CDS encoding DUF6844 domain-containing protein yields MKFNKLLLAMMLTGASAPAVLAEESVDTTAAEELVDTTTTAEVPAEVLGEQSDKDVVQVEEDVDTLDVVEGKLDRYITKVKSSLEKSGKAHKVFVYSGTAELSVSSSDPRWSKYRERALEKAVLDARISYLSTLNTSPANNVIYSMNSMSGLPIPTVDDFKTDSQMEGFLDKVIAVIDGKLDSELKEMGIDPKQFNAAPPAIKRDLYKESVVEQTVRTSYGDLSGMVVVKQYEEITESGHGTIGVVMILSATKRDEIKAMIESHGEVAPQPEKANTQFSSLQQMFSSKKDSLYLKAGTDVLYDSEGYPLIVAYGQSGVTYSKSSTKKKIERKVAKEFATNNAWANLTRAYNLNGDLKSSTSVEAQESESEKFELIIDSVRSTSSGLTQSMYESMEKRASMQSSMRNMTGVSVEYDWRRKHPVTGHEMVGSVLVWHPKKVTNAKNLASGKSEAQLDQAVQEEVVGSRHSAESEDTFDAADF; encoded by the coding sequence ATGAAATTTAATAAACTTCTATTAGCGATGATGCTGACAGGCGCAAGCGCTCCAGCTGTTTTAGCCGAAGAATCGGTTGATACGACAGCCGCAGAAGAATTAGTGGATACAACAACAACGGCAGAAGTACCGGCAGAAGTCTTAGGCGAGCAATCGGATAAAGATGTTGTTCAAGTAGAAGAAGACGTTGATACCCTAGATGTTGTTGAAGGTAAGCTCGATCGCTATATCACTAAAGTGAAAAGTAGCTTAGAAAAATCAGGCAAAGCCCATAAAGTCTTTGTATATTCAGGTACGGCTGAATTGAGTGTTAGTAGTAGCGATCCTCGTTGGTCGAAGTATCGAGAAAGGGCTTTAGAAAAAGCAGTTTTAGATGCTCGAATCTCTTATTTATCGACGTTAAATACGAGCCCTGCGAACAATGTTATTTATTCTATGAATAGTATGAGTGGTCTACCGATCCCAACGGTTGATGACTTTAAAACTGATTCACAAATGGAAGGCTTCCTCGATAAAGTTATCGCTGTTATCGATGGCAAGCTCGACAGTGAATTAAAAGAAATGGGCATTGACCCTAAGCAGTTTAATGCTGCTCCACCTGCAATTAAGCGTGACTTATACAAAGAATCTGTAGTTGAGCAAACTGTCCGTACTTCTTATGGTGACCTGTCAGGCATGGTAGTGGTTAAGCAGTACGAAGAAATCACGGAATCTGGCCACGGAACCATTGGTGTAGTAATGATTTTGTCTGCGACTAAACGTGACGAAATTAAAGCGATGATCGAATCGCATGGTGAAGTTGCTCCTCAACCTGAGAAAGCGAATACTCAATTTTCATCATTACAACAGATGTTTTCATCTAAGAAAGACTCTTTATACCTAAAAGCAGGAACCGACGTTTTGTACGATTCGGAAGGTTACCCTCTTATTGTTGCTTATGGCCAGTCGGGAGTGACTTACTCTAAGTCTTCGACTAAGAAAAAAATTGAGCGCAAAGTAGCGAAAGAGTTTGCGACTAATAATGCATGGGCAAATTTGACTCGTGCGTACAATCTTAACGGTGATCTAAAAAGCTCTACGTCAGTTGAAGCACAAGAAAGTGAAAGTGAGAAATTTGAACTGATTATCGACTCTGTTCGTTCTACTTCTTCAGGCTTAACGCAGTCAATGTATGAAAGCATGGAAAAACGTGCCTCAATGCAGTCCTCAATGCGAAATATGACAGGTGTGAGTGTTGAATATGACTGGCGTCGTAAGCACCCAGTAACGGGTCATGAAATGGTCGGTTCTGTACTGGTATGGCATCCAAAGAAAGTGACGAATGCGAAGAACTTAGCCAGTGGTAAGAGCGAAGCGCAGCTAGATCAAGCAGTACAAGAAGAGGTGGTGGGTTCTCGACATTCTGCTGAATCTGAAGATACGTTTGATGCGGCGGATTTCTAA
- a CDS encoding YicC/YloC family endoribonuclease, with the protein MIYSMTAYARKEVKGDWGSAVWEIRSVNQRYLETYFRMPEQFRGLEPILRERFRKRLARGKVECNLRFEANPAAKGELSINEGLAQQVINAANQVMSMTGEESRLNPFQIMNWPGVMETPEQNMDAINKDLLNAFNDAIGEFIDARGREGDNMKVLIEQRLEAITEEVVKVRARMPEILEWQRERLINKFEEAKVELEGSRVEQELILLAQKSDVAEELDRLDSHVKEANAVLKKGGACGRKLDFMMQEFNRESNTLASKSISTDITASGVELKVLIEQMREQIQNIE; encoded by the coding sequence ATGATTTATAGTATGACGGCTTACGCACGTAAAGAAGTGAAAGGCGATTGGGGCAGCGCAGTATGGGAAATCCGTAGTGTGAACCAGCGTTACCTAGAAACTTACTTCCGTATGCCAGAACAATTCCGTGGTTTAGAGCCAATTTTACGTGAGCGTTTCCGTAAACGCCTAGCGCGCGGAAAAGTAGAATGTAATCTACGTTTTGAAGCAAACCCTGCGGCGAAAGGTGAACTAAGCATTAATGAAGGTTTGGCTCAGCAAGTAATCAATGCCGCTAACCAAGTGATGTCGATGACTGGTGAAGAAAGCCGCCTAAACCCATTCCAAATCATGAACTGGCCTGGCGTAATGGAAACACCAGAGCAAAACATGGATGCGATTAACAAAGATTTATTGAATGCATTTAACGATGCAATTGGTGAGTTTATTGATGCTCGTGGTCGTGAAGGCGACAACATGAAAGTTCTGATTGAGCAACGTTTAGAAGCAATTACTGAAGAAGTCGTGAAAGTACGTGCTCGTATGCCTGAAATTCTAGAATGGCAACGTGAACGTCTGATCAATAAGTTTGAAGAAGCTAAAGTAGAACTTGAAGGTTCTCGCGTAGAACAAGAGCTTATCTTATTGGCTCAAAAGTCAGATGTTGCGGAAGAGCTTGATCGCTTAGACTCTCACGTAAAAGAAGCGAATGCAGTGCTTAAGAAAGGCGGCGCATGTGGCCGTAAACTTGATTTCATGATGCAAGAGTTCAACCGTGAATCTAACACGCTAGCATCTAAGTCTATCAGCACTGATATCACAGCATCAGGTGTTGAACTGAAAGTACTTATCGAACAGATGCGTGAACAGATCCAGAATATTGAGTAA
- the rph gene encoding ribonuclease PH → MRPNDRAVDQIRPIKITRNYTAYAEGSVLVEFGNTKVLCNASVEENVPRWLKGQGKGWVTAEYGMLPRATHTRNRREAASGKQGGRTMEIQRLIARSLRAVVDLKAMGEIMITVDCDVIQADGGTRTASISGASVALADAIQSLIEKGKLKKNPMKGHVAAVSVGIVKQEALCDLEYVEDSAADTDMNVVMTEDGKMIEIQGTAEGEPFSHEELMQLLALANKGIADIVVAQKAALAD, encoded by the coding sequence ATGCGTCCAAATGACCGCGCTGTAGATCAAATTCGTCCAATTAAAATTACTCGTAACTACACAGCTTATGCTGAAGGTTCTGTATTAGTAGAGTTTGGTAATACCAAAGTTTTATGTAATGCCTCTGTGGAAGAAAATGTTCCTCGCTGGCTGAAAGGCCAAGGTAAAGGCTGGGTAACGGCTGAATACGGCATGCTGCCACGTGCAACGCACACTCGTAACCGTCGTGAAGCGGCGAGCGGTAAGCAAGGCGGTCGTACTATGGAAATCCAACGCTTGATCGCTCGTAGCCTACGCGCTGTTGTCGATTTAAAAGCGATGGGGGAAATAATGATCACTGTTGATTGTGATGTTATCCAAGCGGATGGCGGCACTCGTACTGCTTCTATTTCTGGTGCAAGCGTTGCTTTAGCGGATGCGATTCAAAGCTTAATCGAAAAAGGTAAGCTTAAGAAAAACCCAATGAAAGGCCATGTTGCGGCTGTTTCAGTAGGCATTGTTAAGCAAGAGGCTTTGTGTGATTTAGAGTATGTAGAAGATTCAGCAGCAGATACCGACATGAACGTTGTAATGACGGAAGACGGTAAGATGATTGAGATTCAAGGCACCGCAGAAGGCGAACCGTTTAGCCACGAAGAGCTGATGCAGCTTTTAGCCCTGGCAAATAAGGGTATTGCCGATATCGTCGTCGCTCAGAAAGCCGCGTTGGCCGACTAA
- the pyrE gene encoding orotate phosphoribosyltransferase → MKAYQREFIEFALEKEVLKFGEFTLKSGRKSPYFFNAGLFNTGRDLARLGRFYAAALADSGIEFDVLFGPAYKGIPIATTTAVALADHHDVDTPYCFNRKEAKNHGEGGNLVGSELKGRIMLVDDVITAGTAIRESMEIIQANGADLAGVLVAIDRQEKGKGELSAIQEVERDFGCAIISIVSLTDLVTFLEEKGTDAANLEAVKAYRAEYGI, encoded by the coding sequence ATGAAAGCATATCAACGTGAATTTATTGAATTTGCACTAGAAAAAGAAGTACTTAAGTTTGGTGAGTTTACTTTAAAGTCTGGCCGTAAGAGCCCTTACTTCTTCAATGCTGGATTGTTTAATACAGGTCGTGATTTAGCGCGTCTAGGTCGTTTCTACGCGGCAGCATTGGCTGATTCAGGTATTGAATTCGATGTACTGTTTGGTCCTGCATACAAAGGCATCCCAATTGCGACAACGACTGCTGTTGCTTTGGCTGATCACCACGATGTAGACACGCCTTACTGCTTTAACCGTAAAGAAGCGAAAAACCACGGTGAAGGTGGCAACCTAGTCGGTAGCGAGCTTAAAGGCCGTATCATGCTGGTGGATGACGTTATTACAGCCGGTACTGCAATTCGTGAGTCTATGGAAATTATCCAAGCTAACGGTGCTGATTTGGCTGGTGTTCTTGTTGCGATTGACCGCCAAGAGAAAGGTAAAGGTGAGCTGTCTGCAATTCAGGAAGTTGAACGTGACTTTGGCTGCGCTATCATTTCAATTGTTAGTCTGACTGACCTTGTTACCTTCCTTGAAGAGAAAGGTACAGATGCAGCTAACCTTGAAGCGGTTAAAGCGTATCGTGCTGAATATGGTATTTAG
- the lpxL gene encoding LpxL/LpxP family Kdo(2)-lipid IV(A) lauroyl/palmitoleoyl acyltransferase, translated as MTNKTAGQYVITKPTFTLSLLHPKNWGVWLGFGLLALVVNMLPYPVLLFIGQKLGSLGAKFGKKRVAITARNLELAFPDKPEEEVSTLVAENFKNTGLALIETGIAWFWPTWRLKRILVDKNTQALRDNCAKGKGTLLCCVHALNLEITARGFAVLGIPGLGVYRPHNNPAYEFIQYRGRTQNGNRLVHRKDVKRMIKILRKNEVLFYLPDHDYGRNKSVFVPFFAVPNACTTTGTSILAYVSKCALIPGSGFRNSEGKYELIAEESIEGNYPQKDEKAAAAYMNRYLEKTILRAPEQWMWIHKRYKTMEDPSQPKDTLYK; from the coding sequence ATGACGAATAAAACAGCCGGACAGTACGTTATTACCAAGCCCACTTTTACCTTGTCTCTTCTACACCCAAAAAATTGGGGCGTTTGGCTTGGTTTCGGTTTGCTGGCTTTGGTCGTCAATATGCTGCCCTACCCTGTTCTACTCTTCATAGGGCAAAAGCTCGGCAGCCTTGGGGCTAAATTCGGAAAGAAAAGAGTCGCAATCACGGCTCGAAATCTAGAACTGGCCTTTCCTGATAAACCTGAGGAAGAAGTTAGCACACTCGTTGCTGAAAACTTTAAGAACACTGGGCTTGCATTAATAGAAACTGGAATCGCTTGGTTCTGGCCAACATGGCGCTTAAAACGCATTCTAGTCGACAAAAACACACAAGCCCTACGAGATAATTGTGCAAAAGGAAAAGGCACACTACTTTGCTGTGTGCATGCACTCAACTTGGAAATTACAGCTCGTGGGTTTGCTGTCTTAGGTATTCCTGGGCTTGGGGTTTATCGCCCGCACAATAACCCTGCTTATGAATTTATCCAATATCGTGGACGTACTCAGAATGGCAACCGACTGGTCCATCGTAAAGATGTGAAGCGGATGATTAAGATCCTACGTAAAAACGAGGTGCTTTTCTATCTGCCCGACCATGACTACGGTCGTAATAAATCTGTCTTTGTTCCATTTTTTGCCGTGCCTAATGCCTGTACCACCACAGGTACCAGTATTCTAGCTTACGTGAGTAAGTGCGCGCTGATACCGGGTTCTGGATTTAGAAACTCTGAAGGGAAGTATGAGCTTATCGCAGAAGAGTCCATTGAAGGTAACTACCCACAAAAAGATGAAAAAGCCGCAGCGGCTTACATGAATCGCTACTTAGAAAAGACGATTTTAAGAGCTCCAGAACAATGGATGTGGATACACAAGCGTTATAAAACGATGGAAGATCCAAGCCAACCAAAAGATACGCTCTACAAGTAA
- the slmA gene encoding nucleoid occlusion factor SlmA, producing MAGTRKSNRREEILQALAHMLESAEGASRITTAKLAKQVGVSEAALYRHFPSKARMFEGLIEFIEEALMSRINRILDEEKDTLERIRLVLQLILVFSERNPGLTRILSGHALMFENERLRERINQLFERIETQLRQILRERKIREGKAFPVDEKILATQLLGQVEGSLNRFVRSDFKYPPTANFEEYWALLSAQIK from the coding sequence ATGGCTGGTACTCGAAAATCAAACCGTCGTGAGGAAATCCTTCAAGCTCTAGCACATATGCTCGAATCAGCAGAAGGCGCTTCTCGCATTACAACGGCTAAGCTGGCTAAACAAGTTGGTGTATCAGAAGCTGCTCTCTATCGACACTTCCCAAGTAAAGCTCGCATGTTTGAAGGGTTAATCGAATTCATTGAAGAGGCATTAATGTCTCGTATTAATCGAATTCTTGATGAAGAAAAGGACACGTTAGAACGCATTAGACTTGTTCTACAACTCATTCTTGTCTTCTCTGAGCGTAACCCTGGCTTAACTCGAATTCTTTCTGGGCATGCGCTTATGTTTGAAAATGAAAGACTGCGCGAGCGCATTAACCAATTATTCGAACGTATTGAAACTCAGCTAAGGCAAATACTTCGAGAGAGAAAGATCCGTGAAGGCAAGGCATTCCCTGTTGATGAAAAAATTCTTGCAACACAACTGTTAGGTCAAGTGGAAGGCAGCTTAAACCGCTTTGTACGTTCAGATTTCAAATACCCGCCAACTGCAAACTTTGAAGAATACTGGGCACTGTTGAGTGCTCAAATCAAATAA
- the coaBC gene encoding bifunctional phosphopantothenoylcysteine decarboxylase/phosphopantothenate--cysteine ligase CoaBC: protein MQKLGNEQSLAGKKILLGISGGIAAYKCAELTRRLIERGAQVQVVMTHAAKEFITPLTMQAVSGRPVSDSLLDPAAEASMGHIELAKWADLVLLAPATADLIARMAAGMGNDLLTTLVLASDAPIAVSPAMNQQMYSHPATQENIQTLSRRGCLIWGPAAGEQACGDVGMGRMLEPMQLVGLCESFFQPKLLAGRSVLITAGPTREAIDPVRYITNHSSGKMGYAIADAAAKLGAQVTLVSGPVALSAPNGVQRIDVESAQDMFDATTSNANSHDIFISCAAVADYRPDVIAKQKIKKTDANNDMSIHMVKNPDIVATIAAMTENRPFTVGFAAETQDVEHYARGKLQKKNLDMICANDVSVEGQGFNSSDNALYLYWKDTDKWEAGEKSLPLDSKQALGFQILEQIQKLSSL from the coding sequence AATACTGCTCGGTATTAGTGGTGGTATCGCAGCTTACAAATGTGCAGAGCTGACACGTCGTCTTATTGAACGCGGCGCTCAAGTGCAAGTCGTCATGACTCACGCAGCGAAAGAGTTTATTACCCCATTAACCATGCAAGCCGTTTCTGGCAGACCAGTATCAGACAGCTTACTTGATCCTGCTGCTGAAGCATCAATGGGGCATATCGAGTTAGCCAAGTGGGCTGATCTCGTTCTTCTCGCGCCTGCCACCGCGGATTTAATTGCGCGCATGGCTGCAGGTATGGGCAATGATTTATTAACCACATTAGTACTTGCCAGTGATGCGCCGATTGCCGTATCACCTGCAATGAATCAGCAAATGTACAGTCACCCAGCAACGCAAGAAAATATTCAGACTTTATCTCGCCGTGGGTGCCTGATTTGGGGACCAGCAGCAGGCGAACAGGCATGTGGTGATGTGGGCATGGGTCGTATGCTTGAGCCAATGCAACTGGTTGGTTTATGTGAAAGCTTTTTCCAGCCAAAACTACTAGCCGGGCGTTCTGTCTTAATCACAGCAGGTCCGACTCGTGAAGCCATCGATCCAGTACGCTATATTACGAACCATAGTTCAGGAAAAATGGGCTATGCCATTGCTGATGCCGCAGCCAAATTAGGTGCACAAGTGACTTTAGTTAGCGGCCCTGTTGCTTTAAGCGCACCCAATGGCGTTCAGCGAATTGATGTTGAAAGCGCGCAAGACATGTTTGATGCTACAACCAGTAATGCAAACTCACACGATATTTTCATCAGCTGTGCTGCTGTTGCAGATTACCGCCCCGATGTGATTGCTAAGCAAAAAATCAAGAAAACGGATGCAAATAATGACATGAGCATCCACATGGTGAAGAACCCAGATATCGTAGCAACCATTGCGGCAATGACAGAAAACCGCCCTTTCACCGTTGGCTTTGCGGCTGAAACCCAAGACGTTGAGCATTACGCTCGTGGGAAGTTACAAAAGAAAAATCTAGACATGATTTGCGCTAATGATGTGTCTGTTGAAGGGCAAGGTTTTAACAGTAGTGATAATGCTCTGTATTTATATTGGAAAGATACTGACAAATGGGAAGCGGGAGAAAAGTCCTTACCATTAGACAGTAAACAAGCGTTAGGCTTTCAAATTTTAGAACAAATTCAAAAACTCTCGTCCCTTTAG